CCACTGCCTGGGAGCTCAAGGCCGCCTGGCTATGGATCGGCAACGACCCGGATTATCAGCAGCAACTGCAAGGCGATGGCTACTACATCGCCCAGGCCTATTACCAGCAAGACAATGGCCAGTACCAAGTCGGCTACGCCGCGCTCAGTGGCCTGCACGTGGTCAACAAGCTGAACCCGAAATGGGTGTGGACCACCTTCGAGAATCGCAACAACGGAAAGTACACCGTGACCAACGCGATTCCCCCGACCCCGATGAGCAACAGCACCGGGCCGACGCCGGCAGCGCAGACCGCCAACGCCACCTTCCAGGCCATGTACCCGGCGCTGGCGCAATACGAGCTGATCGGCACCCAGTCCGAGACCAATCCGACGCTGCTGGCCAACTCCCAGCTCGAGTCGGCCTTCCAGAGCCAGTCTTCGTGCTTCGCCTGCCATGGCACGGCGGCCTACTCCAAGACCAAGGGCTATTTCAATTTCGCCCAGAAGCAGCAGGGCGGGATTGTCTATCCGACTGCCGAAGTGCCGGCGTCCGAGTTCGCCGGGTACAACAAACTGGACTTTGTCTGGTCGCTGAAACGCGCCCAGTGGCAACGCTAAGGAGCATGACATGAGCGTACTGAACTTCCCGCGCATCTATCTCGGCGGCCATATGTTCTGGAGCCCGCCGACCGCCAACAACAACGACATGTTCCCGCTCTACGACGCCTCGCAGATGCGCCTGAACTGGCGTTTCCTCGAGTACTACGGGATCAACCCGGCGAATGCCAGCAGCAAGTTGATGCCATGGGTCATCGCTCCGCAGGTGCTGCTCGAAGCGCCAACCTATGTGACCCAGGTGCCGGGCAACGTCTCGCAGAATCCCAGCGTGATGATCCCCGGCGAGTGGAACCTGTTCGGCGACAACGCCTGCGGCACCGTCAACTACACGCCGGCAGACCCCACGATCCCGGCGACCGCCTCGGTCATCACCGGCGGCGAGCTGCCCGGTGGCGGCTACGTCAGCCAGGATCCGCTGATCAACCAGACCTACAACCTGCTCGGCAACCCGTTCGGCAGTGACGCCCCCACCCCGGCGCGCTTCGTCGATGTCAGCCCCTGGCAGAACACCTTCACCGCGCTGTATTTCGACCGACTGGTACTCGGCGACGCCCAGTGCGGCCTGACGCTCAAGCGCGAGCACCGCATGCTCGACCGTTTCCTCAACTTCAACTGGGCGACCCTCGGTGGCCTGATCTATGTGACCACCACCTGGCAGACTTGCTTCCCCAAAGAGAACCTGAGCTGGGCCCTCGGCAACTCGCAACTGCTGCAGAACCTGCAGCAACAGATGGAGCAGCAGAAGGCCAAAGGGCTGATGTTCCGCTTCTCTACCTACCTGACCTGCTACGACATGAACGGCATCTTCAACGACCAACCTCCCATCGTCACCCACACCGTCGACCCGAAGATCCTGGCCGATGTGCAGGCGATGTACCAGAAAGGCCTGGACAATGTCGGCAGCATCTTCTTCAACCCCGCCTACAGCCGCAGCGCCGGCACCCTGGGCCTGTGGTTCGACGACGAGTTCCCCACGGCACCGGCCGGGCGGCGGCTGGTCCCTGCTAATCCGGTACAGTTGCAGAAGGACGGCGTGGACTTCAAGACCATGACATTGGGCGTGATCTCGGCGCAGGTGCATGACGACACCCTGTCACTGGATCTGCTCAACGGGTTCCCCAGCTATGCGCTCGACGAGAAAGCCAAGATTCCGCTGCCGGCGAAGTTCGACGCCGGCAGCTACCAGCTGGGGATACGCCAGGGCGAGCAGTTCACGCCGTTGGCCAGTTTCGGCTACGACGACTATCAGCAGGCGGCCTTCGACAAACGCTCGGGGATCCTCGACCTGCCGTTGAGCGCCGAGGCACAGAAACAGCTGCAAAGCGGAGCGCTGGAGCTGCAGCAGCAAGGCACCACGCCGGTGAAGGCGGCGACCCAGCAGATGTGGACCGCCGAAGTGGTCGAGAGCGCCAGTTTCATCGACGTCGGCGACAGCAAGACCTTGCAGATCATGGTGCAGTATGACGGCTTGCCCGCGCCGGCCGGCACCGTGCTGACGGTGGCCGAGTACAACAATGCCTACATGATGTGCACCACCGACTACTACCTGGCGTTCAGCAACCCGGCCGACTTCACGCTGTTCCTGGAAGACCCAGACAATCCTGCCAACAACACCCCCAATCTGCCGCAGTTCGTCGGTACCCCGTCGCTCACTCGCCAGCTGAGCGAAGGCACGGGCCGTAGGCTCACGGCGGTCCACCCCGCCGGCCCGACCACCGACATGAAAGCGGTGAGCTACCAGCAGTACCTGCCCACGCCAGGTTCGGTGGCCCTGAGCCCCAGCCTGGCATTCGCCAACCCCATCCAGGGCCAGGGCACACTGAAGGATGAGCCGAAGGGCAACGTGCAGTTCAGCACCACGCAGATCACCACCGACGCCAACGGGATTGCCCTGCTGACCGTCAAGGCCGTGGCGCCGGGCTTCCCGACCTTGCGCTTCTTCGTGCATGAGGACAAGCAGCCGCCGCAGGTCCCGTTCAGCTTCAAATTGATGCAAACCTACACCGACTTCCTCGCGCCGCTGCGCGTGTTGCCGCAGGAGCCGGAGATACAGCAGGCGTTCGTCGATGCCTGGAACCTGGTCTATAAGCAGCAGAACGCCGGCCAGTTGATCTGGGAAAGCTTCATCTACCCGTTCATCCTGCAGCCGTTCTTCTACATGTACCCGATCATGAACAAGTACATGCCGCTGAACTCCCTGGCACGCATAGAAGGCGCGGTCGACCAGCTCATCGTGCTGATCAGCAAGGAGTACCAGGAGGAAAGCACCCTGGCGATGCCCATCACCCGCGACATGCCGCAAAGCCGCCGGGCGGTGCTGGAGCTCTGGGCCCAGGCCCTGGTGAAACGCAACTACCCACCCATCGAGCTCAGCATGAGCGACTACCCGCAAGGCTGACCGGCAGGACTGCCGGGTGACGAGGCTGTCACCCGGCGCACTGCACAGGCGTGCTCGCCTGCAATGCTGGCGAGCATTGGCAACCGCCCTCGTCCAAGGAGAGACGTGCATGCACTTCCCCATTCATGTGTCACCGCACCCACGCCAAACGCTGTGCCCCAGCACAATCATCGCCGAGGGTCTGCTGAACCCACGCGGCGCCTGTCTGCAAGCCGATGGCAGTCTGCTGCTGGCCGAAGCAGGCTCGGGCCTGCCCGAGCGGCCTTTCAGCGGCCGAATCAGCCGACTGCGACCGGATCCGACCTCACCCGGCGCCTACCTGCCCCGGGAAACCCTGGCACAGGGCTTTCGCGCCATGAACATGCAAGCGCGCATGTTGCGCGACGAAATCATGGGGTTGTCGGACATCGCCTGCGGTGACGGCCGCTGCCTGGCCAGCCAGACCGACTATGTCGAGGGCTCAAGGTTGCTCGACCTGCAGTTCGACCCGCCCGAGCCGGTGTTCCACAGCCGCGGCAACCTCAACGCACTGTGCTTTCACCCAACCCGGCGCAGTTGGCTGGCGGTCAAGCCCGATAGCAACCAGTTGGTGGAGTTCGTCGATGGCCAGCAGGAGCGCGTGCTGGCGCAGTTGCCCGAACTGGAGCAAGGCCAGGAGGCCGTGCCCGTCACACTGGTGCATGAACCCAACACGGACGCGGTGCTGATCAGTCTGTTCTCCGGCGAGCTGCACGGTGACCCGCTGCGCAAGGGCATAGACTTTGCCGACAGGGCCGGACGGGTCATCCGGGTCTGGCCAGCCGATGGACGCATCGAGGTGGTTGTCCAGGGGTTGCAACTGCCCACCGGCCTGGCCCTGGACCGCAACGGCAACCTGCTGGTGCTGGAGCTCTGCGACAGCGTGCAGCAACCTTTGACGCCTGACTGGCAAGGCGAACCGCGGCATGGCGGCTTCACCCGTTTCTCAGGCAGGCTCCTGCACTGCAACCTGCAGACCGAGCAGGTGACGGTGCTTGCCCAAGGCCTGGATACGCCGTCCAACCTGTGCCTGGTACAGGATGGGGTGTTGGTCAGCGAAGGCATGGGGCTGCTGGGGCGGGCACTGCCCACGCCAGAGGGCGAGGTGGTGCCGTTGGCTGGCAGCGTGCGCTGGGTGGGGCTTCAAGACGGCATACAGCCAAAGCCTTGAACATTCCCGGCGTCCGGCGTAAAAAACTCCCTGCCCTCCCCAATCCCGCAAGGAGCACCGGATGCTGGAGCTGCACACCGAGCGCCTCTACCTGCGCCCCCTGAACGAAGCCGATTGGCCACTGTTCCTGAGGCTCCATCGCGAGCCTGACACCATGCGCCATGTATTCGACGAACTGCCGGAAAGCGAAGTGCGCCGTGGTTTCGAACACCGCCTGCCGCAGTGGTCGCCCGAAGCGGAACATTGGCTGTGCCTGGTGATGGTCGACAAGGCCAGTGGCTGCGACGTCGGCGTCACCGGCCTGCGCGTGCTGCGCCCCGGCCACGCCGAGGTCGGCTACCTGCTGCTGCCGCAATGGCACGGCAAGGGCCTGGGCAGCGAGTCGCTGCGGGCCATCCTGGCATTCGCTGCCGACAAAGGCCTGGGTTCGCTGGAGGCCACGGTCACCGACGGCAACGACGGCTCCTGCCGGCTCCTGGAAAAGTGCGGTTTCACCCTCGCCCGCCGTGTGCCCCAGGCCTACCTGCTGCGCAATACGTTGCACGACGACCTCATCTACACCCTCGACCTGCGCGGATAGCCCATGAACCCCTATCAATGCCTGCCGCCCCGCGCCTTCTGGCGCACGGCGATCGCCGAGCGGCCCGCCGAACAGGTCGGCGAGTTGTGGTCGCCCGCCTTCGGGATCGACGCCAAGGATGCCATCGTCACCGCCGGTTCCTGTTTTGCCCAGCACATCGGCCATGCACTGGTGGCCCGGGAAATGAACTGGCTGGATGCCGAGCCAGCCCCGGCCGACTTGCCCGAGGACCAGCGCAAGGCACGCCAGTACGGGGTGTTCTCGTTCCGCACGGGCAACCTCTATACCCCAGCCATGCTGCGCCAGTGGCTGCAATGGGCGCTGGACGATCAGCCCCAGCCTGGCGAGACCTGGGCGCATGACGGACGCTACTTCGACCCGTTCCGCCCCACCGTTGAGCCCGCCGGTTTCGCCAGCGAGCAGGCGTTGTTCGCCTCGCGCCAGGCAACCCTGGCGGCGATCCGCCTGGCGGTGCGCCGCGCCAAGGTGTTCGTCTTCACCCTGGGCCTGACCGAGGCCTGGGTCCACCGCGACACCGGCGTGGTCTATCCGCTGTGCCCCGGCACCGTGCGCGGCGAGTTCGACCCGCGGATCCACCAGTTCCGCAACTTCGGCTTCACCGACACCTGCCAGGCCATGACCGAGGCCATCGCGCTGATGCGCGCGGTGAACCCAAGCCTGCGCCTGTTGCTCACCGTCTCGCCGGTGCCGCTGACCGCCAGCGCCACCGGCGAGCACGTGCTCAGCGCCACAACCTATTCCAAGTCGGTGCTGCGCGCCGTGGCCGGCCAGTTGTGCCAGGACCTGCCCGAGGTGGACTACTTCCCGTCCTACGAGATCATCACCGGCACCCCATTCAAGGGCGCCTTCTACCAGCCCAACCAGCGCGAGGTGACGCCCGAGGGCGTAGCCTTCGTGATGCGCCAGTTCTTCGCCGGCCTGGCCGCCGAGGCCGCGCCCGCGGCAAGCGTCGCCACCCCGTCCGTAACCTGTGAGGACCTTGTCTGTGAAGACGCCAGGCTCGACTACTACGCCTAGTTTCCTGCTGCTGGGCGATTCCCATGTCGCGGTGGTCGGCCTGGCCGCCAAGGCGCGGGGGCTGGCGTTCGGTGGTGGGCCGCTAGGTGCCGGGCGCGATTTCGGCGTGGATTTCTTCAGCCTGGCGGCGGACGACGTGGCAATGCGCGACGCCGAGCTGGAGCAACTGTATCGCCAGGCCCTCTCCCAGCTCGACGCTCCCTGCCTTGGGCGGATCCCCGGCCCGCTGGTGTGCAGCATAGGCCTGAGCCTGCACTACCTGGCCACCACCCAGAACTGGCTGTGCTACCAGGGCCTGGATGGCGAGTTCGATCCCGGTTTCCTCGACGGGCCGCTGTTCGCCACGATCATCGACACCCTGTCGCGCCCCGCCCTGGCGTTCTACGAGCAGGCGCTGGCCCTGGGCGTCAAGGTGTACGCCGTGCTGCCACCGCAACGGGTGCCGCCGATGGCCGACCGCCGGGTGTTCATGGCCGCGCAGGCGCTGCTGATGGAGCGCCTGCGCGGGCTGGGCGTGGAGCTGGTCGATGTGCGCGCAGCCGCCAATGACGACCGGGGGCTGCAGCGGGTCGAGTTCTGTGAAGTCGATGATCCGCTGCATGGCAACCTGGCCTTTGGCGAGCTGGTGCTCGATCAGTTGTTGTGGCAGATGGCCTAGGCACTGGGGGTTCGCCGCTGCAAGGGCAACGACGGACACCTCCTACCCCCGCGGCCGCCCGCCAAGAATCGTCACCCGCTCGCCATAGCGTGAATGCGGGAAGTAATCCCACACCGCATGGTGCTGGGTGCAGCGGTTGTCCCAGAACACCAGGGTGCCCGGCGCCCAGCGCACCCGGCAACTGAGCACCGGCTCCCGGGCCACTAGGTCGAACAGCATGTTCAACAGCACCTGGCTCTCGCCGGCCGCCAGCTGCACGATATGCGAGGTGAAGCCCGAGTTGACGAACAGCGAAGGCCGCCCGGTCTCGGGATGGCGCACCACCACCGGGTGCTCGGTCTTGGGCAGGCCGGGCGGCGGCGTGTAGCCCTTCCACGGGATCTCGCCGTCATGGATGGCGGTCAGGCTGCCGAGAAATGCCTGCATGGCCGGCGACAGCATCTCCAGCGCCAGGTGCATGTTGGCGAACAGGGTGTCGCCGCCCGTGCCGATGGCCGGGGTTTCCTTCACGTACAGCATCGAGCCCATGGACGGCTCCAGGTCGGCGGTACCGTCGGTGTGCCAGGTCTCGCCCGCGACGAAGCGCGACTGCGCATTGGCGCGGATCACCACCAGCTCCGGGTCGTCGCCGTCGATGTCTTCCAGCGGCAAGGCGCGCAGTTCGCCGAACAGGCGGCCGAAGGCCTTGTGCTGCTCGACGCTGAGCTGCTGGTCGCGAAACACCAGCACGTGGTTTTCCAGGAACGCCCGGCGGATCTCCAGCAACTGCGCCGGCGGCAAGTCGCGCGACAAATCGACCCCTGCGATCTCGGCACCGATGATCGGCGTCAGCCGTTCCACGCTGATGCTGCGGTACGGCGTGCGCTGGGCGCCGGCAATCCGTTCGATGGCGTTCAATCCGTGTTGATCCATGCTTCCCTCCCTGATGCGTGTTGATGGGTTTGGCTCGCCAGGCGCTGCAGCCCCGCCGCCAGGTGCGTGGCCGGCGCCATGCGCTGTTCGGTCGAGGTCGCGCAGGCCCAGCTGCAGACCCGCGCCAAGGCGCCGACAACGCTGGCGCACGCTTGTTCGTCAGCGTTGGCATAGGCGCGGGCGGCGACCTCGCTGCTGGCCGCCGCATTGGCCGTGGCGAATGCGTGGGCATTGGCCTCGGTGCTCAATTGCGCGTAGTACCGGGCGAAACCCTCGGCGTCACCGAACTGGTCGGCGATCATCGCCTGGTTGCTCGGCGCCTGGCCGTAGTCCAGGGCGCTCTCGTAGGCCTGGGCGTAGGCCGCTTCGGCGTCGTAGGCCCGGCGAAACGCGGGCAACAGTACCGGCCTGAGGGCGGCGCGCCACTCACCGACACGCCCGCGCAGCCCCAGGCCGGCGCGTTGGTGCAGGCGTTGCAGCGTGAGCAGCGCCTGGACGTGCTCGGGCAGTGCCTCGGCGAGCAGCGGCAACACCACCTCGGCCTGCCAGCGGTGCAGCAGGCGCCAGTACGCCTGCCGTTCCAGCGGCAGTGGCAATGGCCCGCTCTGCAACACCCGCAGCAATGGGCTGAGCCACACCGGTGGCGTGGCCTGTTCAGCCTGCATGTGTACCCTCCCCCTGCGCGAGCAGGTCGGCATTGATCGCCTCGGCGATCTGCCGGGCCCAGGGGCCGGCGACGATGCCATAGTGATCGGTGTCCAGCGCCGCCCAGTCGCTCAGGCCCGGCAGCAATGCCTGCCAGGCCTGGCGCAGGTCCTGCGCCTGCCAGCCGCTGCCGATGCCGTAGGGGTTGGGCCGCGTGGCTATGAATAGCCGCCCGGGCGTGTCCGCCAGCATGGGCGGTACGTGCCCCAGCATGCTCGCCAGGTTGTTGCGACAGCAGGTCACCAGGCGTTCCAGATAGCGCGCGCCGTCCGCCTCGCCATTGCGCAGGGCGAACTCCCGTTCGAACACCTGCTGGATCTGCGCCTCGTCGATCTGTTGCAACTCGGTGCCGGCATCCGGCGCGGGTGGATCGACCAGGTACAGCGTCGGCGTCTCGCGCCCGGCTTCAACGGCCAGGGCGCACAGGGCCTGGGCCACCCAGGCGCCGAAGGACCAGCCCAGCAGGCTCCAGCGTGCACCGGCGGGCAGTTCGGCCTGAATCGCGTCCAGGTACAGCTGCGCACGGGCCTGCAGCGAGAGGTTGGGCAGCACCGGCTGGCTCAGCACCGGGTCGGCGATCACCCGCACGCAAAGGTCCGGGTGCAGCGCCGTGGCCAGCTCGCGGTAGGCCTGGACGTCGCCGCCGACCGGGTGGATCAGGTACAACCACTGACGGCCGTCCCCCTGCTGCCAGGGATCGATGCGCAGGGCCTGGCGCCATGGGTCGCCGTCACCCTTGGCCTGCCCCGGCTCGTCGGCAACCAGGGCCAGTACCTCGCCCAGGCTGACCTGCGGGCTGAACTGCGACAACTGCACGACCTGGCCGGTGGCGCCCTGCAATTCATCGATCAGGTCGAGCAGGGTCAGCGAATCAGCGCCCAGGTCGTACAGCGACGCATCGTCCGCTAGCGCGTCCACGCCCAGCCACTGGCACAGACAGCCACGCAGGCGCTCGGCCAGGTCGCTCCCGCTCGCCTGCACCACGCCTTGGGGTTGCGCCGGCGCCACGCCATGACGAACAGGATAGAAGCGCCGGGCGGTTTCCAGTGACGTGGTCGAGACCAGCAGCTGGGGCAGCTGCGCGGCCATGGCCCGCTCGAACACTTCGCAGCCTTCCGCCGCCGACAGCCCGACCTTGAGGTGCTGCTGGTGCGCCGCGTCGCTACCATGGGTGCGGGTGGCCATGCCGATGTCGCGCCAGATATCCCAGTTGATGCCCAGGCGCAGGCAGCCCTCGTCGGGCGTTGCGCGGTAATGGGCAAAACCGTCGAGCACGCCGCTGGCCGCGGCGTAGTCCAGGTGCCCCACGCCACCGAACAGTGCCGACATGGACGAGCAGTACAGCACGAAGCCGGGCGTCATCCGTGCGATCAGCGCCTCCACGGCGAGCAGGCCACGGGTCTTGGCGGCCATGGCGGCGGCCATCTCCTGGGCGTCGCGGTGCCGGATCAAACTGCCGGCACCAACCCCTGCGGCGTGGATCACCCCGTCGAAGTGCCCGTAGCGGCAGGCCAGGTCATCGAGCACCTGGGGCCAACGCGTCAGGTCGGCGAGGTCGGCCTGCACCCAGTCGATCCGCGGGTGATCCATGTCCACCGTCGGCGAACGCGACAGCAGCACCACGCGCCGCCCCTCGGCACGCAACAGGTGCTGGCACAGGGTACGACCGATGCCGCCAGCACCGAGGATCAGGTAGGTGCCAGTGTGCGCAAGGCTTGACGCCGGGGCCGCCGGCAGCGGGCTGGGCACCAGCCGTGGTTGCCACAGGTAGCCGTCGCGCAGGGCCAGGCGCCGGGGCAACGCCTCGGGCTCGCCCAGCAAGGTCGCCAGGGCGCCGGCGTGCTCGCCCAGCGCGGGGCTTGGGAGGTCCAGCCAATGGCAGCGCAGCGGGTATTCCTGGGGCGCTACTTCGGTCACTCCCGCCAGGGCCGCCAGCTCCGGCCGTGCCACCGCGCCCTGCACCGGGCACGCCTGCCAGGACAGCAGCCACAGGCGCAGGCAGGCGTCACGCGGCGCCTGGCCCCAGGCCTGCAGCAGGCTGCCGGGTGTATCCAGGCAGGCCCATTGCGCCGTCGCCAGGCTGCGCTCGTCGACCGCACCGCTCACCGACAGGGGCAAGGCGTGCAGCCAGTCCAGCGCCCCTGGCAGTGCGTCGAACAGGCGGCCCAGTGCCTGGGCGTCGCCCACGTCCAGTTCGAAACGGTCGGCAGCAAGCTGACGGAAACCCTTGCCCGCCCGCACATGCACGACCCGCTGGCAGGCTTGGGCCAATGTCGCGAGCACAGCTTCGTCGGCGTCATCATGCGCGCACACCACGAGCGTCCGCTCGCTCTTGTGCATGGCCGCAGAGCCCAGGCGCCGCACACGCTGCCATTGCCGCTGGTGGAACCAGTCGGCCAGCGGCTTGCGCTCAGGCGTCGTGTGCCCCTGGAAACGGTAGGTTTCCAGGTCGAAGGCGGATGGCGGCAGGTTCCAGGGCGGCGCCGCCGAACGGCTCGGCCACTGGATCTGCGCGCCCTCATACCAGGCTGCCAGCACGGCCTGGGGCGAATGCTCGCTGGCCAGCAGCCGCGCCGACGAGGGACTGACCTCGCGCACCGCCGCCAGCGACAGGGCATCGCCTGCCTGGTAGACCATGCCGAAACGCCAGCGACCCTGGCGCCGACCGCCCTGCAGGTGCCGCAGCAACACCTGCACATCACCGGGGTTGGCCCGCAGCCAGTCGCCGACAACGCTGATATCGCGCTCCAGGGCCGTGCGGCTGTGGGCAGACAGCAGCAACAGCGGCGCCACCGCTTCAGGCACAGGCGGCTCGGCCTGCAACGCGCCGACGATTACATGGGCATTGGTGCCGCCGATGCCGAAGCTGCTCACCCCGGCCATGCGTCGCTGCCCCTGCGGCCAGGGTTGCGCCGTGGTCGGGATATGGAACGGCGAGCGCGCCAGGTCGATCTGCGGGTTGACGGCGGAGAAACCCAGGTTGGGCGGGATCACTCCGTGGTACACCGCCAGCGTGGCGCGGATCAGCCCGACCACGCCTGCCGCCGCGCCCAGGTGGCCGATCTGGCTCTTTACCGAGGCCAGCGCGCAACCGCCCGTCGGCGCCTCGCCGAAAGCCTGGGTCAGCGCGGCGACCTCGACCGGGTCGCCGAGCAAGGTGCCGGTGCCATGGGCCTCGACGTAGCCGATGGCACCGCCACTCACCCCGGCCTTGTCCAGGGCCCGGGCGATCACCGCGCCCTGCCCGGCCACCGACGGCGCGGTGTAGCTCATCTTGGCGCGGCCATCGTTGTTCAACGCCGAGCCTTCCACCAGCGCGTAGATACGGTCGCCATCGGCGCGGGCGCGGGCCAGCGGCTTGAGCACCACCACCCCGTAGCCGCTGGCGCCGAGGGTGCCGCTGGCGTCTTCGCTGAAGGGCCTGCACAGCCCGTCGCGGGAGAAGATGTGCTGCGAACGGTGGCGGTAACCGTCGGCCAGGGTCGGGTCGATCAGCACGCCGGCCGCCAGCATCAGGTCGCTGTCGCCCTGGCGCAGCAGGTTGCAGGCCAGGTGCACGCCGATCAGCGAGCTGCCGCAGGCGGCCTGCACGCTCAGCGCCGGCCCGGTGAAGTCCAGGTGGTAGGCGGCCTTGGTGGCGAGGAAGTCCTTGTCGTGGTGCAGGGCCAGCTGGAAGCCGTCCGGCAACTCGCCGGCGCCCTGCTCGCGCAGCATCTGCTGGAAGTAGGTGGTCTCCCCGCAACTGGCCACCAGGCCGATGCGCGGGCCCTCGCTCGACGGCACGATACCGGCGTGCTGCAGGGCCTGCACGCAGGCCATCAGCAGGTGGCGTTGCTGCGGGTCCATCAGCCGCGCCTCCTGGCGGCTGATGCCGAAATACTCGGGATCGAAGTCGAGCATGCCGTGCAATTGGCTGCGGGCGCCGACCAGGCCGTCGGCAGCGGCGAAGTGCTCGATACCCAGCGCATTGTCCTGGACCATCGCCCAGAACTCGCCAAGGTCGCGGGCACCGGCGACGTTGACCGCCATGCCGATGATCGCCATCGGCTGCTCGCGGGTATCGCTGGCACGCGCACGCTGCGCTGGGGTGGCTGCGTCACGCGCCAGGTGCGCGGCCAGGCGGCGGATCGTCACGTGCTCGAACAGCTCGGCCATGCTCGGGGCACGGCTCAGCGCCTGGCTGTAGCGCGCCTGCAGACGCATCAGGCCGAGGCTGGTGGCGCCGGCCTCGAAGAACGTCTGCTGCGGCTCGATGGCGTGGCCGATCACCTCGCGGAACAGTGTCGCCAGTTCAAGCTCCAGTGGGCTCGACGCATCCGTTACCACGCGGCGCCGTTCCAGGGGCTCGCCCTGCCCGACCAGGGCCTTGCGCTCTATCTTGCCGCTGGGGGTGCGCGGCCAGTCGTCAATGCGTCGGTACTGGTCGATGCGCACATGGGCCGGTAGCTGCCGCGCCACCTGCTGA
This sequence is a window from Pseudomonas maumuensis. Protein-coding genes within it:
- a CDS encoding non-ribosomal peptide synthetase, translated to MMSVLQDTVLARFAAQVQRTPQALAVIDQQVRLSYAQLAGASERIARGLQARGVLPGQALALYLPRGWQGVAALLGALKAGAVVMPLDRASPGERRASMLADADCVGVLSLADAPQGLPGPWEASVEALLDYPEQPAQPLPQAFAEVMCLFYTSGTTGMPKGVEVGERGLLRLAQAGSYIEIRPGDRFACLSNPAFDACSFELWAPLLNGGCCVMIADHDLLDARRLAEVLEAQRVDTLFITVSLFNTLSAEYPACFASLRQVLTGGEQVGAVALRAWYQANPQSACRLFNVYGPTECTTFALCHAIPREFAGDSVPIGLPLPDTGLQVLDADQQPVAPGAVGELYLSGSGVARGYRNRPEETARGFVLLPTADGNLQKHYRTGDLVRINAQGLVECLGRVDRQVKVRGFRIEPGEVEQRLREHPQVAQAYVCSRRQAAEDHQLLAFLVPRGTLDYREFESYLRKHLAPWMRPQQLFQVPRLPLTANGKIDQAELLAQATRPWRAPAEAGMQSPQLHWLLEQARGLLGQAALGAGDDWLGSGGDSLKAMRLRSAIRSHWHQEIAIGTLLEEPFAALAKRLEHGQGGATAYPPAPAPHGSQAGPASSEQRRLWLEQQRLPESTAYNVPMVLHLAPGVDPEALAEALRRLVARHPALRTTFVAGADGPQQAITESAAVCRLLAPGQLSEDIWPAFASLVFDAPFDLASPSLLRAWVAPHADGSCRLLLNLHHSITDGWSMNLLFDDLASLYQDTLQGRDSQAPAPALDTLDFALWQRQWSVSPAYREQRRALVALHARHGEATSPRPARYPGDARGRLYRQPLGERRSAALERFCAEQRLTRFDVLFSVFAWSLHAVVGCERPRIASPVANRPLAEFEACVGMFANTVLIPTDLRATQSLGEQLRRQTATVREVLALQDVALADLVEDLRLSSGQSLFDYLFVLENTDYAKLAAAPLRASLEPYATPQAKCPLSLLVVGGDGLLECWWEYQCSHFQAEEVAALDTLLHQGLDLLLADPRATLDTLVAPYRQRLPAASEGADVCLPFVTLADWFEHQVQATPKATALVAGPRQLDYAELDALADTLAATLASRYAGEGPLTMVLLLAPSVEHVVALLALAKLNITAVPLDPSYPLTVQRQVLAQAQACCVLFSTATQAALQALDVDASHCQRVHLDAAPASLTRPRHRGERPLYTLFTSGSTGTPKGVQVTDRTLCNLLHWQRNAGQLPARSVTLQFSMLSFDVAFQELFGTLCGGGCYHLIEPHWRQDAEALLGYLQQARIERLFLPCVALQHLAQTAVAKGIYPASLREVVTAGEQLLCSEALRAWFEGLPKASLFNHYGPTETHVVSAYRLPPDVRAWPLRAPIGQAVDNARLLLVDALDRPVPSGSQGYLLVAGAMVARCYLGDAALNAERFVELPQAEGGRCLYYRTGDLAWADAEGCLHYVGRDDQQVKLSGHRLELGQVEAALMAVSGVANAVVTVQGESARLVAWLQLAGTPPTVQALDQQVARQLPAHVRIDQYRRIDDWPRTPSGKIERKALVGQGEPLERRRVVTDASSPLELELATLFREVIGHAIEPQQTFFEAGATSLGLMRLQARYSQALSRAPSMAELFEHVTIRRLAAHLARDAATPAQRARASDTREQPMAIIGMAVNVAGARDLGEFWAMVQDNALGIEHFAAADGLVGARSQLHGMLDFDPEYFGISRQEARLMDPQQRHLLMACVQALQHAGIVPSSEGPRIGLVASCGETTYFQQMLREQGAGELPDGFQLALHHDKDFLATKAAYHLDFTGPALSVQAACGSSLIGVHLACNLLRQGDSDLMLAAGVLIDPTLADGYRHRSQHIFSRDGLCRPFSEDASGTLGASGYGVVVLKPLARARADGDRIYALVEGSALNNDGRAKMSYTAPSVAGQGAVIARALDKAGVSGGAIGYVEAHGTGTLLGDPVEVAALTQAFGEAPTGGCALASVKSQIGHLGAAAGVVGLIRATLAVYHGVIPPNLGFSAVNPQIDLARSPFHIPTTAQPWPQGQRRMAGVSSFGIGGTNAHVIVGALQAEPPVPEAVAPLLLLSAHSRTALERDISVVGDWLRANPGDVQVLLRHLQGGRRQGRWRFGMVYQAGDALSLAAVREVSPSSARLLASEHSPQAVLAAWYEGAQIQWPSRSAAPPWNLPPSAFDLETYRFQGHTTPERKPLADWFHQRQWQRVRRLGSAAMHKSERTLVVCAHDDADEAVLATLAQACQRVVHVRAGKGFRQLAADRFELDVGDAQALGRLFDALPGALDWLHALPLSVSGAVDERSLATAQWACLDTPGSLLQAWGQAPRDACLRLWLLSWQACPVQGAVARPELAALAGVTEVAPQEYPLRCHWLDLPSPALGEHAGALATLLGEPEALPRRLALRDGYLWQPRLVPSPLPAAPASSLAHTGTYLILGAGGIGRTLCQHLLRAEGRRVVLLSRSPTVDMDHPRIDWVQADLADLTRWPQVLDDLACRYGHFDGVIHAAGVGAGSLIRHRDAQEMAAAMAAKTRGLLAVEALIARMTPGFVLYCSSMSALFGGVGHLDYAAASGVLDGFAHYRATPDEGCLRLGINWDIWRDIGMATRTHGSDAAHQQHLKVGLSAAEGCEVFERAMAAQLPQLLVSTTSLETARRFYPVRHGVAPAQPQGVVQASGSDLAERLRGCLCQWLGVDALADDASLYDLGADSLTLLDLIDELQGATGQVVQLSQFSPQVSLGEVLALVADEPGQAKGDGDPWRQALRIDPWQQGDGRQWLYLIHPVGGDVQAYRELATALHPDLCVRVIADPVLSQPVLPNLSLQARAQLYLDAIQAELPAGARWSLLGWSFGAWVAQALCALAVEAGRETPTLYLVDPPAPDAGTELQQIDEAQIQQVFEREFALRNGEADGARYLERLVTCCRNNLASMLGHVPPMLADTPGRLFIATRPNPYGIGSGWQAQDLRQAWQALLPGLSDWAALDTDHYGIVAGPWARQIAEAINADLLAQGEGTHAG